In Stomoxys calcitrans chromosome 2, idStoCalc2.1, whole genome shotgun sequence, the following proteins share a genomic window:
- the LOC131995271 gene encoding uncharacterized protein LOC131995271, with protein MATSSLQGQPQNQQKEQPINTLQTCPTCNKPTRSCCISCSKCHKLFHFECARVTNILQIYTCSSCSQSSSPASPTHSVRSHLSISSDKSLNRRQNLLLQRLEEEKQLAIERDREFLNRKYQILEQFADHSDNESSLVDSVSEWLNTQPAAYSNDTTQDLFANHFDENTYHNLPTASSNAAFIDNYNPSLTITNSGHQTVTRHQPDIAHNMSSNTARPAFTSTLNNNATFINKPSSQSSLFPANLRDSVPPSFLNTPQNLSSTDLTYQQINARQTVPKDLPAFGGNPTEWPLFSSTYDWSTAVCGLTDAENLVRLQKALRGDALQAVQHILIHPSCVATAMATLKLLYGQPEKILHSLKMKIRSLPPINANKLDTITSFAVQVKGLQATIEACDLLDELNNSSLLQELISKLPSYFQINWGTFKMNLAKQNKRVNLSEFSNWIFDIGLSASSVNIESLCTSAAVPVIQSKQRNAYVHTHAEENSNACMLCGGDCRNIPSCEKFITADRAQRWEMVREFQLCKQCLRKHYGPCNANVCGKEGCQYKHHCLLHKTRHNEGADKNKQATSMESQNNAIAENSTHSCNTHSASIHNNFFKIIPVTIYGSGDKLFKTYAFIDEGSSTSLIEEQIMYDLNLSGSPEPLCLKWTGNVEREEQNSSRLCITLAGPNQKRFKADVRTVKHLSLPKQTVDCEAIAQAFPYLKGIPIQGE; from the coding sequence ATGGCTACATCTTCCTTACAGGGTCAACcacaaaaccaacaaaaagaGCAACCCATAAATACACTACAAACTTGCCCAACATGTAACAAACCAACACGCTCATGCTGTATTAGTTGCAGCAAATGCCACAAACTCTTTCACTTCGAGTGTGCTCGTGTCACcaatattttgcaaatatatACCTGCTCATCATGTTCTCAAAGTTCTAGCCCAGCAAGTCCCACTCACTCTGTACGCAGTCATTTAAGCATTTCTTCCGATAAATCACTGAACCGCAGACAAAACTTGCTACTACAACGCCTTGAGGAAGAAAAACAGCTTGCGATTGAACGAGACCGCGAATTTTTGAATCGAAAATACCAAATATTAGAACAATTCGCAGACCACAGCGACAACGAAAGTTCCCTGGTAGATTCTGTTAGTGAGTGGCTAAATACTCAGCCTGCAGCATATTCCAACGACACCACACAAGATTTGTTTGCCAACCACTTCGATGAAAATACTTACCATAATTTACCAACTGCTAGCTCTAATGCTGCGTTTATAGACAATTACAATCCGTCATTAACAATTACTAACAGCGGCCATCAGACAGTAACACGACACCAACCAGATATAGCCCATAATATGTCGAGCAACACAGCTCGGCCCGCCTTCACATCTACACTCAACAATAATGCAACATTTATTAATAAGCCTTCATCCCAAAGTTCTCTTTTCCCCGCGAATTTGCGTGATAGCGTTCCACCATCATTTTTAAATACACCACAAAATCTCTCCAGCACTGATCTCACGTACCAGCAAATAAATGCCAGACAGACGGTTCCAAAAGATTTGCCAGCGTTTGGAGGAAACCCAACAGAATGGCCTTTGTTTAGTTCCACCTACGATTGGTCTACGGCAGTCTGCGGCTTAACAGATGCTGAAAATTTGGTTCGTCTCCAAAAGGCACTTCGCGGTGATGCTCTCCAAGCCGTACAGCATATATTGATTCACCCCTCTTGCGTTGCAACGGCCATGGCAACATTAAAGCTTTTGTATGGACAGCCAGAAAAAATTCTGCATTCGCTAAAAATGAAAATCCGTAGTTTACCGCCTATTAATGCAAATAAACTGGACACTATTACCTCATTCGCAGTGCAAGTGAAAGGCCTTCAAGCGACTATTGAAGCGTGTGATCTTTTAGATGAATTGAATAACTCTTCCCTTTTGCAGGAGTTAATTTCCAAATTGCCGTCTTACTTCCAAATTAATTGGGGAACATTTAAAATGAActtagcaaaacaaaacaaaagagtaAATCTGTCAGAATTCTCCAATTGGATATTTGACATAGGTCTCTCAGCAAGCAGCGTAAACATTGAGAGCCTATGTACCTCTGCTGCAGTACCTGTCATTCAAAGCAAGCAGAGAAACGCTTATGTTCATACTCACGCAGAAGAGAACAGCAATGCGTGCATGCTATGTGGTGGTGACTGCAGAAACATACCTTCTTGTGAGAAATTTATTACAGCTGATCGAGCCCAGAGATGGGAGATGGTTAGAGAGTTTCAATTATGCAAGCAATGCCTTCGTAAACACTACGGCCCATGCAACGCAAATGTATGTGGAAAAGAGGGGTGTCAATATAAACACCACTGTCTTCTTCACAAAACTCGTCATAACGAAGGAGCAgataaaaacaaacaagcaacATCAATGGAATCACAAAACAATGCAATCGCAGAAAATTCAACTCATTCTTGTAACACGCACAGTGCATCCATTCACAATAATTTCTTTAAGATTATCCCCGTAACCATTTATGGTAGTGGCGATAAGCTATTCAAAACGTATGCCTTTATAGACGAGGGGTCTTCTACAAGTTTGATTGAAGAACAAATAATGTATGATTTAAATCTTTCAGGGTCACCCGAACCTCTTTGTTTAAAATGGACGGGAAATGTCGAGCGTGAAGAGCAAAACTCCAGTCGTCTTTGTATTACCCTCGCAGGCCCCAATCAAAAGAGGTTTAAAGCTGATGTGAGAACAGT